Part of the Rhodospirillaceae bacterium genome, GCTGCTATTGTCTTTATGCACGGCTACCGCTACCCGGATCATGAGACCCAAGTGGCGGCCCTTGCACGCGATATAGGTTTCACCCAAGTCTCCACATCCTTCGACGTCAGCCCCTTGATGAAGTTGGTGTCGCGGGGGGATACGACGGTAGTGGATGCATACCTGTCACCAATTCTCAGACGTTATGTGGACCAGGTCGCAGTCGCAGTTGGCGATACCCGTTTGATGTTCATGCAATCCAACGGCGGCCTCATCGATGCGGACCTGTTTCAAGGCAAAGACAGCATCCTATCAGGCCCAGCGGGCGGCGTGGTCGGCATGGCCCGCACCGCCATGGATGCAGGTTTTGACAAAGTCATCGGCTTCGACATGGGAGGCACATCAACCGATGTCTCTCATTTTGATGGCACATATGAGCGCGCCTTCGATACGCAAGTCGCTGGCGTGCGCATGCGCGCACCAATGATGCGCATCCACACGGTTGCTGCTGGTGGTGGATCAATCTTGTTCTTTGATGGGGCACGCATGCGGGTCGGTCCGGACTCTGCGGGTGCCGACCCGGGCCCAGCGTGTTATCGCCGGGGCGGGCCGCTGACGGTGACCGACTGCAATGTCATGCTGGGCAAAATTCAAGCGCGACATTTCCCCCACGTCTTTGGCCCAAATGCGGACGAGCCCCTGGATGTTGGCGAGGTCTACGCCCAGTTTGGTGAACTCGCCGACCAAATCTCCAGCGCCACCGGCAAGCGCCACACCTCAGAACAGGTCGCCGAAGGCTTCTTGAAGGTCGCCATTGAAAACATGGCCTCTGCCATCAAACAAATTTCTGTTCAGCGTGGCTATGATGTGACCGAATATACGCTTAATTGTTTTGGTGGTGCAGGCGGACAGCATGCCTGTCTGGTCGCCGATGCGCTGGGTATGGAACGGGTATTTATTCATACTCAAGCTGGCGTACTGTCGGCTTACGGCATGGGCCTCGCCGACATTCGTACGCTCAGGGAACGTTCCGTTGAAATCGCCCTGGACGATGATACTGAGAAATCTCTCTCCAAAATTCTAACCCCCTTGGAAGAAGAAGTCCGAGAAGAAATCCTCAGCCAAGGTGTCGCCGCTGAAAATATTAAAATTCTCCGCCAAATTCACATCCGCTATGAAGGAACCGACACAGCCCTTCCCGTCGCCTTCGCAGACCGACACAAAATGGCCGGTGAGTTCGAGGCAAACCACAAACAACGGTTTGGCTTCGTAATGCCTGACCACGGATTTGTCGTCGAAGCCGTGTCGGTCGAGGCCATCGGTGAAACTGAAACCGGCATAGAAGAAAAAATTCCTGGTCTCAGCCAGCCCGCCAGCCCAATAGACACCATCCGAATAACCACCGATGGCGAGGCCCTGCAGGCTCCTGTGTTTGACAGGAAGGGATTGGCTTCCGGTGTCTTCATCGATGGACCCGCCGTCATTATTGAGGCCAATGCGACAACCATGATCGAGCCCGGCTGGCGAGCTGAAATGACGCCCTACGGGCATTTGGTTCTGAGCCGGCATATCCCCCGACCCAAACGTGTTGCGATGGGCACGGATGCGGACCCGGTAATGCTAGAAATTTTCAATAATTTATTCATGTCCATTGCCGAACAAATGGGGGCTGTGCTGGCCAACACTGCCTATTCGGTCAACATCAAGGAACGGCTCGATTTCTCCTGCGCGGTGTTTGATGCGGAGGCAAATCTGGTCGCCAACGCGCCGCATATTCCAGTTCACCTGGGGTCCATGGGCGAAAGTGTCGAGACCGTTATCCGTGAAAATCAAGACGCAATGAAACCAGGCGATGTCTGGGTTTTAAACGCGCCTTATAACGGCGGCACGCACTTGCCTGACGTAACCGTCATCACCCCGGTATTCGATCAAGCGGGAAACGACGTGCTGTTCTTCGTTGCCTCCCGGGGCCACCATGCCGATATCGGCGGGATCACCCCTGGCTCCATGCCACCCAACAGCCGCACGGTCGAAGAAGAAGGCATCCTGATCGACAATTTTAAATTGGTCGAGGGTGGTCAGTTGCGCGAGCAGGAATTTCTCGACCTCCTCGGCTCCGGCGATTGGCCGTCGCGCAATCCGTCTCAGAACATGGCCGACCTTCAGGCCCAGGTCGCCGCCAACGAAAAAGGTGTTCAGGAATTAAAAGCCATGGTCGAGCACTTCGGCTTGGATGTTGTCAGCGCCTATATGGGGCATGTTCAAGACAACGCCGAAGAATCCGTGCGCCGGGTTTTGGACGTACTCAGCGATGGCGATTTCACCTATGAGCTGGACGATGGCAGTCCCCTCCATGTGAAAATTTCCATCGATAAGGACAACCGTAAAGCGGCGGTTGATTTCACGGGCACAGCAGAGCAACATCCAGGAAATTTCAACGCGCCGTATTCAGTGACCCGAGCAGCGGTCCTATATGTCTTTCGCACTTTGGTAGATGATGACATTCCACTAAACGCGGGATGCCTGAAACCGCTTGATATCATCGTGCCTGATAACTGCATGCTGAGACCCAGCTATCCAGCCGCCGTCGTCGCTGGAAATGTGGAGACATGCCAACACATCGTCGACACCCTTTATGGCGCCTTGAATATCGTCGCGGCCTCACAAGGCACCAATAATAATTTCACCTTCGGTAACGACGTCTACCAATACTATGAAACGATCTGTGGTGGATCGGGGGCCGGTCCAGGTTTTGACGGCACCGATGCGGTCCACACCCACATGACCAATTCCCGCCTGACCGACCCGGAAGTTCTTGAATGGCGGTTCCCGGTGTTGCTGGAAAATTATTCGATCCGTCACGGCAGCGGCGGCGAAGGTCTTTATTCAGGTGGGGCAGGAGTGATCCGACGTGTTCGCTTTCTCGAACCCATGACCGCTGCCATTCTTTCAAGCCACCGACGTGTTGCCCCCTATGGATTGAACGGTGGCGCACCCGGCGGCGTCGGTCGCAATTGGATCGACCGCCAGGACGGCACGGTCGACTCCCTAGAAGGATGTGATCAAACCGACATGAATATCGGCGACGTCTTCGTTATCGAAACCCCCGGCGGCGGCGGGTTTGGCAGCACGGACGAATGAATTCTCGCTCGCATTTTTCGGCCAACCCCTTTACCATTCTGTAACGGTTAATGGTCTAAAATTTTTGTCAATCGAGATGTTGTGTGGGCAGAGCTTTAAGACACAATATTTAGCCAAAAATTTGGTGTGATTGATGGGAACCTAACTGTTTCGACACGATGCCTGGGGGCGTGTGGTGATAAAATCTGGGATACAACGAGTCGTTTTATCGATTTTTGCTGTGCTGTGCGCGGCAGATTTTGCGGTGGCCAATCCGCTAAATGACGAACTGGTCTACATCGTCACCAACCATCCGAATATCAAAGCTGGTAGCAAGACCATTGAATCGCGTCATGAACAAATTCGCCAATCACAGGCCGGTTATTATCCTAGCGTTGATCTAAACGCGACCGCTGGGCCTGAGTATATTAACAGCCCCGGCGAACGCTCCGAGAACGGCAAGCCGTCATCCCGCACAAAACAAACGGCTACCCTGACGATGACACAAAACCTGTTTAATGGGTTCAGCACGGCATCAAACGTGAAGGTCTCCCGGCTCAACAAAGCCCTCGCCGGCATCACCCAGGAAGGGACAATTCAGAACACCATTTTCGAGGGGATCAGCAACTATGTCGACGTGTTGCGGCAACGCCATCTGCTCGGATTATCGCGCACCAGCGTTATTAACATCGAACACCAATTAAATCTGGAAGACGAACGGGTGCAACGCGGGTCAGGCATTGCGGTTGATGTTCTGCAAGCCAAGTCACGGCTGCAAATTGCCAAAGAACGCCAAGTCTCCTTCGAAGGCGCATTGGAAGATGCGGTCAGTCGATATGCGCAGGTTTTTAATCACGCGCCAAATATCAGTTCCATGACCGATCCTGTGCCGCCGGTAGAAGTTATCCCAAGCGCAATTGACCGCGCCATGGATATCGCCCTTCAGGAAAATCCAGCGGTTGGCAACAGTGTCGTCACCATGGAAGTGGCACGCACCCAAAAGGCCATCCGCCGAGCGGAATACTTCCCGACCTTCGACATGGTCAGCACCATGAACATTGAAAAAAATAACGGTGCGGTTCTTGGCACCCGGCGCGATTATTCGTTTGTTCTTCAGGCCAATATGAATTTGTTCAATGGGTTTTCGACGGAAGCTGGTGTCTCACAAACAAACTTTGATTATCGCGCCACCAAAGACAATCACCTGTTCGTCACCCGCCAGATCATTCAGCAAACCCGACTTGCCTGGCAGGCCCTGGTAACATCTCGCCAACGGGTTCAGCTTTTGGAAAACGCGGTTAACATTGCGGCGGAAGTTTTCACGGCGCGAAAGAAGCTTCGTGAAGCCGGTAAGGAAACCGTCATTAACGTGCTGGATGCCGAGAACGAAGTCATCAATGCGCAGATCAATTACACCTCCGCCACCTTTGATGAACGGATTGCCATCTATTAGCTGATGTTGGCCATGGGACGCCTCAACGCGACGTATTTAAACTTAGAACTCTAAATTTTCGTTTTCGTTCCCCCCTACTGCCGGTCTATAAACGTCTACATTCTTTATCTGTAGAGGCGTTTTAAATCCTATGACCCCGATCCGCATCGACTTGCACAGCGACACCCAAACCCGCCCTTCCGCCGCAATGCGCGACGTTATGGCCAATGCCGAAGTTGGCGATGAGCAAATGGGTGAAGACCCAAGCGTTAACCAGCTTCAGGAAATGGTCGCAAAGCTTCTGGGCAAGGAAGCCGCCTTGTTCCTGCCCAGCGGCACCATGTGCAACCTAATCGCGCTGTCAGTTCACTGCCGGTCGGGTGACGAGATTATGTCTGACCGCACGGCGCATATTTTGAACGTTGAAGGTGCAGGTGCGGCGGTGATTGGCGGTTCGTTTATCCGGCCGCTAGACGGCGAGAACGGAATTTTTTCGGCAGATCAAGTCAGGGCGTCGATGCGGTCCGGCAGTCGTTACGGTCCGCTCAGCCGCGTTGTCAGTGTTGAGCAAACATCCAATGGCGGCGGTGGCACGGTCTGGCCGTTGGCCACCATTAAAGACGTTGCTGAGACGGCTGGAGACCTCGGCCTGATCATGCACATGGATGGTGCGCGGCTTCTGAATGCAGCCGTCTCCAGCGGTGTGAGTGCGAAAGATTTCTCGGACCCGTTTGAGTCGGTTTGGATTGATCTCAGCAAAGGCCTCGGCTGCCCCATTGGTGGCGTCTTGGCGGGGTCGGCTGAATTCATCAAACAAGCCTGGCGCTGGAAACAACGCCTCGGGGGGGCCATGCGGCAAGCTGGAATTGCCGCGGCGGCGGGTATTTACGCACTAGAAAATAATGTTGAACGGATGGTGGAAGATCATGACAACGCCCGGCTGCTGGCCGAGCGATTGGCGAACATGGGCGGGCTGGATATCAATCTTGAGACCGTTCAATCCAACCTCGTGTTCTTCGATGTGAAAAACACCGGCATGTCCGGTGCCGACATGGAAGCCAAGTTGGCTGAACATGGCGTGCGCATCAGTAACGTTCGCGACACACGCATGCGCGCCGTAACCCATTTAGATGTCAGCCGCGACCAAGTCGAGGAAGCTGCCGATGTTGTTCGTAAAGTATTAGAGGAAACCTAAACCCATGAAGGCGATTTATTTTACCCATTTCGGCGTTGAACTGTTTGCCCCGACTGAAGACGAAGCTCCCGGCGTTGAATTTGTCCGTGTGGATGAGATCGAGGAATTAGCTCCAGTTGCCAAAGACTGTGAAATGATCGTCGTTTCCGGTAGTCGCTATAACGCCGAAGCCGCCGATGTCATTTGCAACAAAATGCCGGATTTAAAATGGATACAATCGACCGCCATCGGCACAGACCGGTTCACCACTGCGGGTCTGCCGGACGACGTGCTGTTTACCAATGCGGCCGGCTTTAAAGGCAAGACGGTTTCCGAACACGGCTTTGCAATGATGCTGGGGCTGTTCCACCGCATGCCGTGGGTTGAACGCAATCGCCAATCTCGTGATTGGGACAGGAAGAACATCCGCGACAACTGCGTCTCGGCGGAAGGCAAATCCATCGTCATCATCGGCTATGGTTCCATCGGTCAAGAATTCGCCCGAAAGGCCAGGGCATTTGATATGAACGTGGTTGTCGTCAGCCGCAAAACTCCTGCGGCGGATGACCCCAACGTCGATACCTATATCCCGCTCTCCAACCTAAATGAAGCCTTGAAAGGTGCTGACGTTGTCGCACCCTGCCTTCCTTTGACAGAAGATACAAAATACATGATCAGCGATGCGGAATTGGCGCTCATGAACCCCGGCGCGGTCGCCATCAACATCGCCCGTGGTGGCATCTACGAAGAAGCCGCCATCATCCGGGCTCTTGAAAGCGGTCACCTGGGTGGCGCTGGAATCGACGTCTACGAAAAAGAAGAAGACTACGAAGAGGGCGCATCGCTTGAAAATGAACCCTTGTGGGCACGAGATGACATCATCGTAACCCCCCACATGGCGTCAGCCGGCGGCCCCGTCCTGCCCCCCATCCGCGACCTCGTTTTCGAAAACTTTCGTCGAATGAATGCGGGTGAAGCGTTGAAGAATTTGGTTGAGTTTGATTGATTTCGATACGGCGTGGTTCGAGACGCGCTTTCAGCGCTCCTCACCATGAAGATACTTTTAATGCCACACTCTTTCTCTTCATCCTGAGGAGGCTGCGAAGCAGCCGTCTCGAAGGACGTTGAGTAAAGCTCGTCGCCCCGAGGTTCCAACACAATCCTAAAACCAATTTTCATCCCCGTAACATATTGCTAAGATCGCCATTAGCACGAAAATTATCCGCACCTTCCGCGACACGAGGAGTTTACCCGACATGATTAAA contains:
- a CDS encoding 5-oxoprolinase — protein: MTDGGNRWQFWIDRGGTFTDVVARAPDGQLHAHKLLSENPERYDDAAVQGIRDLLGVDQSTPIPAERVEVVKMGTTVATNALLERKGEPTVLVISKGFKDALRIGYQNRPDIFAREIVLPELLYRDVIEVDERVTAAGDVLAPPHSTQIRSDLKDAFDKGFRSAAIVFMHGYRYPDHETQVAALARDIGFTQVSTSFDVSPLMKLVSRGDTTVVDAYLSPILRRYVDQVAVAVGDTRLMFMQSNGGLIDADLFQGKDSILSGPAGGVVGMARTAMDAGFDKVIGFDMGGTSTDVSHFDGTYERAFDTQVAGVRMRAPMMRIHTVAAGGGSILFFDGARMRVGPDSAGADPGPACYRRGGPLTVTDCNVMLGKIQARHFPHVFGPNADEPLDVGEVYAQFGELADQISSATGKRHTSEQVAEGFLKVAIENMASAIKQISVQRGYDVTEYTLNCFGGAGGQHACLVADALGMERVFIHTQAGVLSAYGMGLADIRTLRERSVEIALDDDTEKSLSKILTPLEEEVREEILSQGVAAENIKILRQIHIRYEGTDTALPVAFADRHKMAGEFEANHKQRFGFVMPDHGFVVEAVSVEAIGETETGIEEKIPGLSQPASPIDTIRITTDGEALQAPVFDRKGLASGVFIDGPAVIIEANATTMIEPGWRAEMTPYGHLVLSRHIPRPKRVAMGTDADPVMLEIFNNLFMSIAEQMGAVLANTAYSVNIKERLDFSCAVFDAEANLVANAPHIPVHLGSMGESVETVIRENQDAMKPGDVWVLNAPYNGGTHLPDVTVITPVFDQAGNDVLFFVASRGHHADIGGITPGSMPPNSRTVEEEGILIDNFKLVEGGQLREQEFLDLLGSGDWPSRNPSQNMADLQAQVAANEKGVQELKAMVEHFGLDVVSAYMGHVQDNAEESVRRVLDVLSDGDFTYELDDGSPLHVKISIDKDNRKAAVDFTGTAEQHPGNFNAPYSVTRAAVLYVFRTLVDDDIPLNAGCLKPLDIIVPDNCMLRPSYPAAVVAGNVETCQHIVDTLYGALNIVAASQGTNNNFTFGNDVYQYYETICGGSGAGPGFDGTDAVHTHMTNSRLTDPEVLEWRFPVLLENYSIRHGSGGEGLYSGGAGVIRRVRFLEPMTAAILSSHRRVAPYGLNGGAPGGVGRNWIDRQDGTVDSLEGCDQTDMNIGDVFVIETPGGGGFGSTDE
- a CDS encoding TolC family protein — encoded protein: MIKSGIQRVVLSIFAVLCAADFAVANPLNDELVYIVTNHPNIKAGSKTIESRHEQIRQSQAGYYPSVDLNATAGPEYINSPGERSENGKPSSRTKQTATLTMTQNLFNGFSTASNVKVSRLNKALAGITQEGTIQNTIFEGISNYVDVLRQRHLLGLSRTSVINIEHQLNLEDERVQRGSGIAVDVLQAKSRLQIAKERQVSFEGALEDAVSRYAQVFNHAPNISSMTDPVPPVEVIPSAIDRAMDIALQENPAVGNSVVTMEVARTQKAIRRAEYFPTFDMVSTMNIEKNNGAVLGTRRDYSFVLQANMNLFNGFSTEAGVSQTNFDYRATKDNHLFVTRQIIQQTRLAWQALVTSRQRVQLLENAVNIAAEVFTARKKLREAGKETVINVLDAENEVINAQINYTSATFDERIAIY
- a CDS encoding threonine aldolase family protein, which gives rise to MTPIRIDLHSDTQTRPSAAMRDVMANAEVGDEQMGEDPSVNQLQEMVAKLLGKEAALFLPSGTMCNLIALSVHCRSGDEIMSDRTAHILNVEGAGAAVIGGSFIRPLDGENGIFSADQVRASMRSGSRYGPLSRVVSVEQTSNGGGGTVWPLATIKDVAETAGDLGLIMHMDGARLLNAAVSSGVSAKDFSDPFESVWIDLSKGLGCPIGGVLAGSAEFIKQAWRWKQRLGGAMRQAGIAAAAGIYALENNVERMVEDHDNARLLAERLANMGGLDINLETVQSNLVFFDVKNTGMSGADMEAKLAEHGVRISNVRDTRMRAVTHLDVSRDQVEEAADVVRKVLEET
- a CDS encoding D-2-hydroxyacid dehydrogenase, whose product is MKAIYFTHFGVELFAPTEDEAPGVEFVRVDEIEELAPVAKDCEMIVVSGSRYNAEAADVICNKMPDLKWIQSTAIGTDRFTTAGLPDDVLFTNAAGFKGKTVSEHGFAMMLGLFHRMPWVERNRQSRDWDRKNIRDNCVSAEGKSIVIIGYGSIGQEFARKARAFDMNVVVVSRKTPAADDPNVDTYIPLSNLNEALKGADVVAPCLPLTEDTKYMISDAELALMNPGAVAINIARGGIYEEAAIIRALESGHLGGAGIDVYEKEEDYEEGASLENEPLWARDDIIVTPHMASAGGPVLPPIRDLVFENFRRMNAGEALKNLVEFD